The genomic window AAACATCTCTCAAGGTGGTACCACCCTTGGCGATAGAGATTATTATTTGAAAGACGACAGCCGCAGCGTGAAAATTAGAGAAGCGTACGATACCTACATGACCACACTTTTCAAATTAATTGGTTATACCGAAACTGTTGCTCAACAAAAAGCAAAAACGGTTTTCACTATAGAAAAAGCTTTAGCCGAGGCACAGATGAGCCGTTTAGAAATGCGTGACCCGTACAAAACCTACAACAAATTAACAGTTGCAGATTTTAACAAAATTACGCCTAACATTAACTGGAAAAACACTTTAACTCAATTAAAAGTTAACGGGCAAGATACGGTTTTAGTAAACTCTACAGCTTTCTTTAAAAGCTTGAACGGCTTATTAACTTCAACCTCTGTTGCAGATTGGAAAACTTATTTAGAGTGGAACATCTTGAAAGGTTCTGCTGGTAGTTTAAGTTCGCCATTTGTGAAAGCTAATTTTGCATTTACACAAGCGCAAACCGGGCAAAAAGTTCAAACCCCACGTTGGCAACGCATGTCCTCTTTAACTGATGGCGTTTTAGGTGATTTATTAGGTCAATTATATGTCGCTAAATATTTCAAACCGGCAGCTAAAGCTCGTATGGACGAATTAATTGCCAACTTGCGTAAAGCGTTCGAAATCCGTATCAACGGTTTAGAGTGGATGAGTGCTGAAACTAAACAAAAAGCTTTAGCAAAATTACATGCTTTTAGACCAAAGGTAGGTTATACCACTAAATGGAGAAATTATGATGGTTTGGTAATCAACAGAGCTACTTACTTCCAAAACTTGCGTAATGCTAGTAAATGGGCTTATAACGAAAACATCAACCAATTAGGCAAACCTATAGATAGAGAACGTTTTGGCATGACACCTCCAACGGTAAATGCTTATTACAGCCCTACGTTAAACGAAATCGTTTTCCCTGCTGGTATTTTGCAGTTCCCATTCTTCCACCCAGATGCTGATGATGCCATTAACTATGGTGGTATTGGTGCAGTAATTGGCCACGAAATGAGCCACGGTTTTGACGATACTGGTAGCCAGTACGACAAAGACGGTAACTTAAAAAACTGGTGGACAGATGAAGACAGAGCGAAATTTAACGCTAGAACAAAACTGTTAGGCGAACAATTTGACAAGTACACTGTGTTAGATACTTTGCATGTGAACGGTAAATTCACTATGGGCGAAAACATTGGCGACTTAGGTGGTTTAAATGCGGCTTACACGGCTTTTAAAATGACTAAACAAGGTCAAAGCAACGAGAAAATTGATGGGTTCACGCCAGATCAACGTTTTTTCTTAGCGTGGGCACAAGTGTGGAGAGGTAACGTTTTACCAGAAACCGCAGCACAGTTAATTAAAACCGACACCCACTCTCCAGGTCCGTACAGAACTATTGGAGCACCTGTAAACATGGATGCATGGTACAATGCTTTTGATGTAAAACCTGGCGACAAACTTTACAAAAAACCAGAGGATAGAATTAAACTTTGGTAAGTTAATGTGATGATTTGACAATTAGCTAATTCGATAATTCTTGAATTGGCTAATTGTCTTTTCATTTTAATGGCATCAGCTAATTATCACATCAGCTAATTATCACATTAAGCATACTTCGCCTGTATCTTTTTTGGCAACTTTACCAAGACCAACTCTCTAGAACGTTCTACTCGCTGTTTAAGCTCTTTATCATTTAAAACATCTAGATTTTCTATCTGCACCCATTGCCTTTTGGCCAAATGGTAAGCTTGTTTGATACCATCTCTAGCAATCAACTCATCAAATTCTTCTGGCGTGCATTTGGTAGAAAATCTGTTTCCGTCATCAATGGCTAAAATCACGAAGATTTTCTCTTCAATCATAAAACAAAGATGATCCCATTTCATGCCTTCGGTAGTGCCAGGTAGGCTTAAACAATATTCTCTGAAACTTTCGATATCCATACGGTAAAGATAAAGGAACAAGCATAAAAGAACAAAGACTTCAAGTTATCAATTATTTGAAAAGCAAATTCAGTGTTTCTATCATTGTTACTCCCGCTTTACGTCGCAATTCCCGATGAAAATCGGGATATTTTCACTTCAATCGGGTTTAAAATGCAAGTGTTCTGCACAGCATTAAGTCCACTAAACCAATTGCAACGGCAATTCGCAATAAAAAATCGGGACTACAATTGCCTCGAAAATAAAACCGCCAATTTCCAAGCCTAATCACAGTCAATTTAAATCATTAATTTGACCTCAACCAACAATAAAACAATTTAACTATACAGCAATTTAATCTAATTTTGCTGCATGAACATCCTCACTCCCACTGCCGACGGCTCTAATACCTTATTCAACGAAGAAATTGGAGAACATTACCATTCGGCACATGGTGCTTTACAAGAAAGTAAACACGTTTTTATAGAAGCTGGGTTAAAACATGGCTTGGAAAAATTGAAAACATCCGAAATTGATGTTTTAGAAGTAGGTTTTGGTACAGGATTGAATTTTCTGTTGAGTTATAAACATTGCACGGAAGTAGATAAAAAACTGAACTATCATTCTATTGAAGCTTTTCCGTTATCCGTAGAAACACTTATTTCTACTGGCTACAATCAATACGTGCCAGAAAAAAACTGGGATAGCTTTATCAATAATTATGAAAAGGCTCTTGAAAGTGAAGTCGAGCTTTCGGAAAGCTGCAAACTACAAATCAGTCATACTACGCTGCAAAATTTTAGTACCGAAAAACAATTTGACGTTTTATATTTTGATGCATTTTCGGTAAGGCACCAACCCGAACTTTGGACCAACGAAATAATTGCCCACGCCTGTAGTTTCATAAAAACAGGTGGCATTTTTGTAACCTATGCCATTACGGGTAATCTAAAAAGAGCGGTAAAAGCTTGTGGCTTCGAGATTGAAAAACTACCCGGCGCACCAGGAAAAAGAGAAATGTTAAGGGCTGTTAAAATGATTTAAAATAATCTAAATTGTTATAATTTTATTAGTAACTTATTCCTATTAAAAACAGATATGCAAATACAATTACCTTTTATAGTGAGGCTCACTTTAACACTATTATCCATTTTAATGCTGGGTTACCTTGCTATTATTGGTAAAAGTATACTCTCTCCCTTATTATTTTCGTTGCTTTTGGCATTTTTAATGTTGCCTTTGGCTAATTTCTTAGAAGTAAAACTGAAGCTAACCAGAAGCTTGGCAACCATACTCACTGTAGTAATTATGCTTACGGTAATTTATGGTGTTGGTCATTTTTTCGCTTTGCAACTAAGCGAACTTTGGAACGATTGGCCGCTACTAGAAAAACAAGTTACCAACTCTTTTCACGAATTACAGCACTGGATATCCAAAACTTTTCACGTTAACATTAGCAAACAAGAAACTTATTTGGCAGATAGTGCCGAAAAGGCATTGGCAACCAGCGCAACCGTTGTGGGAACCACATTAATTACACTTTCTTCTAGTTTATTGTTCGTTGCATTTACCCTGTTGTTTACTTTTTTCTTCCTCAACTACCGAAGGTTGCTCTATAAATTTCTGAGCACTGTATTTATAGAAGAGCATAGAACAAAAGTTACCGAAACCGTTAACGAGATACAATATATCATTAAAAAATACATTACTGGTTTATTTATACAAATGGTAATTGTAAGTATGCTAATGGTGCTTACATTGTCTATTTTAGGAGTTAAATACGCCATATTACTTGGCCTGGTGGCTGGTATTTTCAATATCATTCCTTATTTAGGAATTTCGATTTCTTTAATTATCAGTGTACTCATTACATTTGCCACCGCTGGAGCTACCAAAGCACTTTTTGTGCTATTTGCTTATGTTGGCATACACACTATTGATGGCAATATCTTGATGCCTTTAATTGTAGGTTCGAAAGTTAAAATCAATGCCTTAATTGCTTTTATAGGCATTGTAGTTGGCGAAATGCTCTGGGGAATTTCTGGAATGTTTTTATGTATGCCTTACCTAGCAATGCTTAAAATTATTTTCCAAAAAGTTGATGGCTTACATGCTTGGGCAATTTTACTTGGCGAAGAACAAAAAGTTCCTCGAATAAAGAAAAGAAGATCGCTATTTAAAACCAAAAAAGTTATAAAAACTGATGAGCGAACCAACTAACCGAACTTCAAAATCGCCCCACATATTAAATACTTCTGCAAATTTGTTAGGTTTTTGCTTTGTGGTACTTACCTCTAGTAAAATCACTAAAATGAACGAAGCCTCTTATATTGATGAAGGGGCAACGCTTGCGATTGTAAGTTTCATGAGCAGCTGCTTGCTATCATTTCTCTCTATCAGAAACAAATCTCAGCAACGCTCAACTAGACTAGAAAAATTGGCAGATGTTTTATTTCTTTGCGGATTAATCATCTTATTTCTAACTACCATTTTAATTGCTTTTAACGTTATATAATTATGCCTGATAATATCCCTCCTGTAAGTTCTGCAACACCAGATGGTGCTTTTTTACGCTTGTTAAATGTACTGGATACTTTACGTACACAATGCCCATGGGATAAGAAACAAACCATGGAAACGCTACGCCACTTAACCATTGAAGAAACCTACGAACTCTCTGATGCCATTTTAGATGGAGATATGCAGGAAATCAAAAAAGAGTTAGGCGATGTAATGATGCACCTAGTTTTTTACGCCAGAATTGGGGACGAGCAAAATCAGTTCAACATTACAGATGTTTTAAATGGCGTTTGCGATAAACTGATTAGCAGGCATCCGCATATTTATGGAGACGTGGAAGTAGAAAACGAAGAACAAGTAAAACAAAATTGGGAAAAACTGAAGCTGAAGGAAGGGAACAAATCCGTTTTAGCCGGCGTACCAACTTCTTTGCCGGCATTGGTTAAGGCTAGTAGAATACAAGAAAAAGCTAGAGGCGTTGGCTTTGATTGGGAAGAAAAACAACAGGTTTGGGAAAAGGTAGAGGAAGAATTGCAAGAATTTAAGGATGAATTTAACATTGCCAATGGTAAAGAAATTGATATTGAAAAAGCCGAAGCTGAGTTTGGGGATTTGTTATTTTCGTTGGTAAACTATGCTCGTTTTGTAGATATCAACCCAGAAAATGCTTTAGAAAAAACGAACAAGAAGTTCATCAAACGTTTTCAATACCTAGAAGAAAAAGCCAAAGAAAGTGGAAAAGCTTTACAAGACATGACCTTGGCCGATATGGATATCTACTGGAACGAAGCGAAAAAACTCCCGTAAAGATGTGTGCTTCCCTAAATTTCGTACCAATCAAAAATAGAATTTATTGGCATAATTTGTATTCTATTGGTGTTTTATTTTTGAGTGCTCTATGTGGCCTACTATAGTTATAGTCATTCATCCATTCTTCACTTATTGTTCTTACTTCCTGAATTGATTTAAATACGTAGGCATTTAATATATCCCTTCTGAAAGTTCCGTTTAACCTTTCGATATAAGCATTTTGCGTGGGCTCACCAGGCTGAATGAACACAAGTTGGATCTTATTTTCCTTGCTCCAAATATCCAGTTTTGCACTAATAAATTCTGGCCCGTTGTCAACCCTTATCATTTTGGGATAACCCCTTTGCTGGGCGATTTCTTCCAAACTCCTTATTACCCGTAATGTTGGCAGCGATGTGTCTGTTTCTATCGTTAAAACTTCCCTGTTAAAATCATCAATCACGTTCAATAACCTTATTTTTCTGCCATCCCATAAGCTGTCACTCATAAAATCTATGCTCCAGACCTCGTTGATTTTGCCGGGCTGGAACAAAGCCTGTTTTACCCTTGCTGGCAATCTTTTTTTAGCCCTTCTTCTTATGTTCAGTTTTAGTGCGGTGTAAATCCTGTAGAGTTTTTTATGGTTGATCATTTCCCCTGACTTTCTTATCCGATGGTAGCATTGCCAAAAACCTATGCTTACGTGCTTTTCTGTCAAACCATTTAATAGTTCAATGTACTTGTCATCCTGCTTTATGCGGGCCAAGTAACTGAAGCTGCTTCTTGAGATTTTAATGCTATCACAAGCCTTGCGCTTACTGATCTGATGTTCGACAAGCAGAAAAGTAACAGCTTCTTTTTTATCGCAAGGCGCTAAAGCTTTTTTTCAATCAGATCCTTTAGCGCATCGTTCAAAAGTGCCAGATCGGTATACATCCGTTTCAGCTTGGAGTTTTCTGCCTCAAGTTCCTTTAGGCGTTTGAGATCGTTAATTTCCATCCCGCCATATTTGCTTCGCCATCGATAGAAGGTCTTCTCTGATATGCCGTTTGCTCTGGCAATATCTGTTACCTTAACGCCTTTTTCATGCTGTCTCAATATTGAAACAATCTGTGCCTCTGTAAATTGTGTTGTTTTCATAATTGTTAATTAAAAATAGTGTCTTTTTTCTATTTTTAATCGGACCAATTTCGGGGAAGCATACAAAGACGCAATATTTTGCGTCTCAACTCTACCTCTCAACTTTTGCGTCTCAGCCAAAACAAGTAAAGACGCAAAATCTTGCGTCTCAACCTTAACCAAAACACTATGGAAAAATATACCACAATAGATCAATACATCGCATCTTTCTCTCAAGAAACTCAAAAAATTTTACAGCAACTGAGAGAAGACCTACAAAAGATGGTTCCAGAAGCGAAGCAGAAAATCAGCTATGCTATACCTACCTTTGAGCTAAATGGTAACTTAATCCATTTCGCAGGTTATAAAAACCATATCGGTCTATATCCAGGAAGCAAAGCTATTGAGGTTTTCGCAGAAGATTTGAAAGGTTACCACACTTCTAAAGGCACAGTTCAGTTGCCTATAGATAAACCATTGCCAATGGATTTAATTAAAAAGATTGTAGATTTTTGTGTAGCGGAAAACTTGGCGAAAAAGAAGAAGAAATAATCGGTTAATTGTTGATCCCGATAGCTATCGGGAGGTTAATCGGTTAACTGATACCTGACCACTAGCACCTAAATCCTATTCATCTTCATAAGCCCAAAAGCTACCTATTAAATCGTCCGTTTCACGTCTGTCTTTCTTGGTTGGCCTGCCCGCTCCCCTATCTCTTTGTAAAGTTGGCGCATGAAAAACCGATTTAAAAGCACGAGTTTCTTCCACAGGAGTTAAATCTTTGTATTTGGTAACGGCAATTTTAGCATCAGTTCTGTTGTAAGAAAAATCTACCACTTCTATCACTTTTCGCTCTGCGCCTTTACTAATTTGATAAACATCGCCAATTTTAACTATAGCAGAGGGTTTAATGTTCTGCCCTTTTAACTTCACACGTCCAGCTTTGCAGGCATCAGTTGCCATACTTCTAGTTTTAAACACCCGAATTGCCCAAAGATATTTATCGATACGTAGTTTTTCTGCTTCTGCCATAATTGCAAAACTAATGAACATTTTGCTCGGTTTTACCTTTCGACTTTCAACTTTTGACTTTTAACCTTTAACTTTTAACTTATAAACGCTTATTTTGCGTAAATTTTTAAAATACAATGATCGCTGAACTTAAAAAACAAATAGAAGAAGCTTGGGAAGATAGAAGCTTATTACAATACAAAGAATATTCTGAAGCTATTGAAGTCGTTATCCAAAAACTAAATGCTGGCGAAATTAGAGTTGCCGAGCCAATTTTAAATGGTTGGGGAATTAACGAATGGATTAAAAAAGCGGTAATCCTTTATTTCCCTATTAAGCAAATGGGCGAAACTAAGGCTGGTCCTTTTGTTTTCCATGATAAAATGGATTTAAAAACCGATTATAAAGAAAAAGGTGTACGTGTAGTACCAATGGCAAGTGCTCGTTACGGTGCTTTCTTGGCACCTGGCGTAATCATGATGCCTTCTTATGTAAATATTGGCGCCTATGTAGACGAAGGCACAATGGTTGATACTTGGGCTACCGTAGGTTCATGTGCACAAATCGGTAAACGTGTGCACTTAAGTGGTGGCGTTGGTATTGGTGGTGTTTTAGAGCCAGTTCAAGCAGCTCCAGTTATTATAGAAGACGATTGTTTCTTAGGTTCTAGAGCAATTGTGGTAGAAGGCGTTCGTGTAGAAAAAGAAGCTGTTTTAGGCGCAAATGTGGTATTAACTGCCTCAACTAAAATTATTGATGTAACTGGCGAAACTCCAGTAGAATACAAGGGTATTGTACCGGCTCGTTCAGTAGTAATCCCAGGTTCATACACTAAAAAATTTCCAGCTGGCGAGTACCAAGTACCGTGTGCTTTAATTATTGGAAAGCGTAAAGAATCAACAGATAAAAAGACTTCTCTTAATGATGCCTTGAGAGAAAACAACGTAGCGGTTTAGCTACAGTTGCGAGTTACAGGTTATTGGTTACGGGATATAAAGCCCACAACTCGTAACCTGTAACTCAAAACTACTTTAGTTAATTAGGTGGGTACTGCGCCAAAATTTCTTTTACGCCGGTATTAATTCTTTCTTCTCTATTTTTAAAGCTATCTAAATTAAATCCGTCGCCGCGGCCATGCCATACGTGCATTTTGGTTTTTGGATCTAAGAAATCAATAATGAACATCCCTTCTTGGTAACGGTCTGCAGTTCTCATCCCTCCGCCCCAAAATGGTCCCCATCCCATTCCCCAACCCCAGCCACGCCATCCCCAAGGACCTCCGTAGAAACCATTGTCATAAACATCGGTACGTTCGCGTTTCACAATTACCAAGTTTACCAGCAAATCTGGCTTTTCTGCCT from Pedobacter sp. SL55 includes these protein-coding regions:
- a CDS encoding 2,3,4,5-tetrahydropyridine-2,6-dicarboxylate N-succinyltransferase — encoded protein: MIAELKKQIEEAWEDRSLLQYKEYSEAIEVVIQKLNAGEIRVAEPILNGWGINEWIKKAVILYFPIKQMGETKAGPFVFHDKMDLKTDYKEKGVRVVPMASARYGAFLAPGVIMMPSYVNIGAYVDEGTMVDTWATVGSCAQIGKRVHLSGGVGIGGVLEPVQAAPVIIEDDCFLGSRAIVVEGVRVEKEAVLGANVVLTASTKIIDVTGETPVEYKGIVPARSVVIPGSYTKKFPAGEYQVPCALIIGKRKESTDKKTSLNDALRENNVAV
- a CDS encoding AI-2E family transporter, encoding MQIQLPFIVRLTLTLLSILMLGYLAIIGKSILSPLLFSLLLAFLMLPLANFLEVKLKLTRSLATILTVVIMLTVIYGVGHFFALQLSELWNDWPLLEKQVTNSFHELQHWISKTFHVNISKQETYLADSAEKALATSATVVGTTLITLSSSLLFVAFTLLFTFFFLNYRRLLYKFLSTVFIEEHRTKVTETVNEIQYIIKKYITGLFIQMVIVSMLMVLTLSILGVKYAILLGLVAGIFNIIPYLGISISLIISVLITFATAGATKALFVLFAYVGIHTIDGNILMPLIVGSKVKINALIAFIGIVVGEMLWGISGMFLCMPYLAMLKIIFQKVDGLHAWAILLGEEQKVPRIKKRRSLFKTKKVIKTDERTN
- a CDS encoding iron chaperone; the encoded protein is MEKYTTIDQYIASFSQETQKILQQLREDLQKMVPEAKQKISYAIPTFELNGNLIHFAGYKNHIGLYPGSKAIEVFAEDLKGYHTSKGTVQLPIDKPLPMDLIKKIVDFCVAENLAKKKKK
- a CDS encoding IS3 family transposase (programmed frameshift), whose translation is MKTTQFTEAQIVSILRQHEKGVKVTDIARANGISEKTFYRWRSKYGGMEINDLKRLKELEAENSKLKRMYTDLALLNDALKDLIEKKPLAPCDKKEAVTFLLVEHQISKRKACDSIKISRSSFSYLARIKQDDKYIELLNGLTEKHVSIGFWQCYHRIRKSGEMINHKKLYRIYTALKLNIRRRAKKRLPARVKQALFQPGKINEVWSIDFMSDSLWDGRKIRLLNVIDDFNREVLTIETDTSLPTLRVIRSLEEIAQQRGYPKMIRVDNGPEFISAKLDIWSKENKIQLVFIQPGEPTQNAYIERLNGTFRRDILNAYVFKSIQEVRTISEEWMNDYNYSRPHRALKNKTPIEYKLCQ
- a CDS encoding DUF4136 domain-containing protein — translated: MKTMKKIGGFLVMGILLAACSSLRVASDFDREVNFSSYKTYNFYEKGLEKLELNGIDKKRMLAAVDAEMQAKGFTKAEKPDLLVNLVIVKRERTDVYDNGFYGGPWGWRGWGWGMGWGPFWGGGMRTADRYQEGMFIIDFLDPKTKMHVWHGRGDGFNLDSFKNREERINTGVKEILAQYPPN
- the mazG gene encoding nucleoside triphosphate pyrophosphohydrolase, yielding MPDNIPPVSSATPDGAFLRLLNVLDTLRTQCPWDKKQTMETLRHLTIEETYELSDAILDGDMQEIKKELGDVMMHLVFYARIGDEQNQFNITDVLNGVCDKLISRHPHIYGDVEVENEEQVKQNWEKLKLKEGNKSVLAGVPTSLPALVKASRIQEKARGVGFDWEEKQQVWEKVEEELQEFKDEFNIANGKEIDIEKAEAEFGDLLFSLVNYARFVDINPENALEKTNKKFIKRFQYLEEKAKESGKALQDMTLADMDIYWNEAKKLP
- the mnmD gene encoding tRNA (5-methylaminomethyl-2-thiouridine)(34)-methyltransferase MnmD, which translates into the protein MNILTPTADGSNTLFNEEIGEHYHSAHGALQESKHVFIEAGLKHGLEKLKTSEIDVLEVGFGTGLNFLLSYKHCTEVDKKLNYHSIEAFPLSVETLISTGYNQYVPEKNWDSFINNYEKALESEVELSESCKLQISHTTLQNFSTEKQFDVLYFDAFSVRHQPELWTNEIIAHACSFIKTGGIFVTYAITGNLKRAVKACGFEIEKLPGAPGKREMLRAVKMI
- a CDS encoding M13 family metallopeptidase produces the protein MNINQFKTFFAALGVVSVSVASAQQAPKKFIDPANMDLSVKPGDDFYAYASGVWVKNNPVPAKETRWGSFNELRDFNVNAVRGLVEAAAANKTAPAGSVTKRVGDFYAAAMDSVTIEKLGYTPIKADLEKIKQLNSLQAVLDHITYMRVNGLGGPLYGFGVGQDRKNVNKYMVNISQGGTTLGDRDYYLKDDSRSVKIREAYDTYMTTLFKLIGYTETVAQQKAKTVFTIEKALAEAQMSRLEMRDPYKTYNKLTVADFNKITPNINWKNTLTQLKVNGQDTVLVNSTAFFKSLNGLLTSTSVADWKTYLEWNILKGSAGSLSSPFVKANFAFTQAQTGQKVQTPRWQRMSSLTDGVLGDLLGQLYVAKYFKPAAKARMDELIANLRKAFEIRINGLEWMSAETKQKALAKLHAFRPKVGYTTKWRNYDGLVINRATYFQNLRNASKWAYNENINQLGKPIDRERFGMTPPTVNAYYSPTLNEIVFPAGILQFPFFHPDADDAINYGGIGAVIGHEMSHGFDDTGSQYDKDGNLKNWWTDEDRAKFNARTKLLGEQFDKYTVLDTLHVNGKFTMGENIGDLGGLNAAYTAFKMTKQGQSNEKIDGFTPDQRFFLAWAQVWRGNVLPETAAQLIKTDTHSPGPYRTIGAPVNMDAWYNAFDVKPGDKLYKKPEDRIKLW
- a CDS encoding MmcQ/YjbR family DNA-binding protein, producing the protein MDIESFREYCLSLPGTTEGMKWDHLCFMIEEKIFVILAIDDGNRFSTKCTPEEFDELIARDGIKQAYHLAKRQWVQIENLDVLNDKELKQRVERSRELVLVKLPKKIQAKYA
- a CDS encoding RNA-binding S4 domain-containing protein, with amino-acid sequence MAEAEKLRIDKYLWAIRVFKTRSMATDACKAGRVKLKGQNIKPSAIVKIGDVYQISKGAERKVIEVVDFSYNRTDAKIAVTKYKDLTPVEETRAFKSVFHAPTLQRDRGAGRPTKKDRRETDDLIGSFWAYEDE